From the Diospyros lotus cultivar Yz01 chromosome 13, ASM1463336v1, whole genome shotgun sequence genome, one window contains:
- the LOC127789187 gene encoding uncharacterized protein LOC127789187: MLWLLILMLFSDEFSGSFMCLEFLEGLFQALFGRMYHWRRSRRQRDLEELHGPRLRDRKAITGSGWEWQPTVPNWEKRFCYEVGRMPWKKFLDSKRFITLFKDVLNWNDTAGEEAFHDAKERYWAKINGLPCDIPLPDPDMYIDKIDWNAPIDPELMLDLEQNSKAQQRKANGKQADIFGGPLDDQLFYCPTCGDIEYSTGWEDTVPLLTNRMYYSTGWGGGGPELKTGFTFEKPGSKWQQDSALSRAPVGVIYRRDVCNRSGCKYETVEVAKASRGEDVPNSCLAWKNWEGSSNKFPRAPNASRLGEPGNAAGGGQKDTGKGKSVSMHEGDNHAGNNEPGSAMEKPMNSWGALVHRRSTGLQIREAGNHQFSGVGK, translated from the exons ATGCTTTGGTTGCTGATTTTGATGCTCTTTTCTGATGAATTTTCAGGGTCTTTTATGTGTTTGGAATTTCTCGAAGGTTTGTTTCAGGCTTTATTTGGGAGAATGTACCACTGGAGAAGGAGCAGGAGGCAGAGAGATTTGGAAGAACTTCATGGGCCAAGGTTGCGTGACAGGAAGGCAATTACTG GTAGTGGTTGGGAATGGCAGCCAACTGTGCCAAACTGGGAAAAGAGATTTTGCTATGAGGTTGGCCGTATGCCCTGGAAAAAGTTCTTGGATAGCAAGAGGTTCATAACCCTGTTTAAGGATGTCTTGAATTGGAATGACACTGCTGGCGAAGAGGCATTCCATGATGCCAAGGAACGCTACTGGGCAAAGATAAACGGCCTTCCTTGTGACATTCCATTGCCCGATCCTGACATGTATATTGACAAGATCGATTGGAATGCCCCTATTGACCCAGAGCTGATGCTGGACCTTGAGCAGAACTCTAAGGCTCAACAGCGCAAAGCAAACGGGAAGCAGGCTGATATTTTTGGCGGACCTCTTGATGATCAGTTGTTCTATTGCCCAACCTGTGGAGATATCGAATACTCTACCGGCTGGGAAGATACTGTACCTCTTCTGACCAATCGCATGTACTATTCCACCGGCTGGGGAGGTGGTGGACCGGAATTAAAGACCGGTTTCACCTTTGAAAAGCCGGGAAGTAAGTGGCAGCAGGATTCTGCTCTGTCCCGTGCACCTGTTGGCGTGATCTACCGGCGTGATGTTTGCAACCGTTCAGGGTGCAAGTATGAGACTGTTGAAGTTGCCAAAGCAAGCAGAGGTGAAGATGTTCCAAACAGTTGTCTGGCCTGGAAGAATTGGGAAGGTTCTTCTAACAAGTTTCCGAGGGCTCCAAATGCTTCCAGACTTGGGGAACCAGGTAATGCCGCTGGGGGAGGCCAGAAAGACACCGGAAAAGGTAAGTCTGTGTCGATGCACGAGGGTGACAACCATGCCGGGAATAATGAACCGGGCAGCGCAATGGAGAAACCGATGAACTCGTGGGGAGCCCTTGTCCACCGCAGGTCAACCGGGCTGCAAATCAGGGAAGCCGGGAATCACCAGTTTTCTGGAGTAGGCAAGTGA
- the LOC127789013 gene encoding uncharacterized protein LOC127789013, whose product MSNWRRQRRPQNRNPPPGGSRQLQQSVPSWEKKFCSVVGCIPWRKFLEKKNFTHIYPKVLNWNDSAGEEAFRNAKNRFWADLNGLPCDIPLPDPNMYIDEIDWNSTIDPEQLIDLKHDFVVPVDEQVVILDELHIANHLDYTIGWGAAEEDFKTGLALENKGSPWQHTSARADGPVGVNDTAGVFNDSRGRNEADHLHNCNTGWGGVEPLVSNQMHHSTGWGVAEPLSSNQLYSSTGWGDA is encoded by the exons ATGAGCAATTGGAGAAGACAAAGAAGGCCACAGAACAGAAATCCGCCTCCTG GTGGCAGTCGGCAATTGCAGCAAAGTGTGCCTTCATGGGAAAAGAAATTTTGCTCTGTCGTTGGCTGTATTCCATGGCGAAAGTTcttagagaagaagaactttACACACATATACCCGAAGGTCTTGAATTGGAATGACTCTGCAGGTGAAGAGGCCTTCCGCAATGCTAAGAATCGTTTCTGGGCAGATTTGAATGGACTTCCCTGTGACATACCTTTGCCTGATCCAAATATGTACATCGATGAGATAGATTGGAATTCCACCATTGATCCCGAGCAGCTAATAGACCTGAAGCATGACTTCGTGGTTCCTGTGGATGAGCAAGTTGTGATTCTTGATGAACTTCACATCGCAAATCACTTAGACTATACCATCGGCTGGGGAGCTGCCGAAGAGGATTTCAAGACCGGTTTAGCACTGGAAAACAAGGGAAGTCCATGGCAGCACACGTCTGCTCGGGCTGATGGGCCTGTTGGAGTGAATGATACAGCTGGGGTTTTCAACGATTCACGGGGCAGGAATGAGGCTGATCACTTGCACAATTGCAACACTGGCTGGGGAGGTGTGGAACCTCTTGTGTCAAACCAAATGCACCATTCCACTGGCTGGGGAGTTGCCGAACCTCTTTCCTCAAACCAATTGTACTCTTCCACTGGCTGGGGGGACGCCTAA